The following proteins are encoded in a genomic region of Meiothermus sp. CFH 77666:
- a CDS encoding cation-transporting P-type ATPase, whose amino-acid sequence MNKRGLSTQEAVNRLARYGPNTLPEQPPEPLWRHFLRQFRSPLIYTLVDSSGQCGVAAHPGSGTAAYRAGPDPLALGGLGSGSGSALVELGFCHAHGGLVTPS is encoded by the coding sequence ATGAACAAGCGCGGACTATCCACCCAGGAGGCGGTGAATCGGCTGGCTCGCTACGGCCCCAACACCCTGCCTGAGCAGCCGCCAGAACCCCTCTGGCGGCACTTTTTGCGCCAGTTTAGAAGCCCGCTGATCTACACTCTTGTGGATTCTTCTGGCCAGTGCGGGGTTGCTGCTCACCCCGGTTCTGGAACCGCTGCGTACCGTGCTGGGCCTGACCCCCTTGCCCTGGGTGGCCTGGGCTCTGGTAGCGGTAGCGCTCTCGTTGAGCTGGGCTTTTGCCATGCTCATGGTGGCCTGGTTACGCCGTCATGA
- a CDS encoding CapA family protein, whose product MITLCLTGDLMLGRLVNEALLRYGAAYPFGNVLEVFQRAHLRVVNLECVISDRGRPFSRWEKAFHFRAHPRALEALKLARIDCVVLANNHVLDYEEEAFLQMLELLEESHIPYVGAGRNLAEARRPVLLSVGEYTVGVVAFTDNEPGWKAGPHTPGTYYLPVAPESLPVLREQISQARAQGADWVVVSAHWGPNMRLYPPPHFRAFAHALIEAGADVFHGHSAHVFQGLEVYRGRPILYDCGEFVDDYAVDPVLRNDWGLLYTLKLDKRIREVELTPLFIDNCQVNLATGPTWEAIAERVQMLSAELGTPVSREGARLWVAC is encoded by the coding sequence ATGATTACCCTTTGCCTGACCGGCGACCTGATGCTGGGCCGCCTGGTGAACGAGGCCCTGCTGCGCTACGGGGCGGCCTATCCCTTTGGCAATGTGCTGGAGGTGTTTCAACGGGCCCATCTGCGGGTGGTGAACCTCGAGTGTGTCATCTCCGACCGGGGCCGGCCCTTTAGCCGCTGGGAAAAGGCCTTTCACTTCCGCGCCCATCCCCGGGCCCTCGAGGCCCTCAAGCTGGCCCGCATAGACTGCGTGGTGCTGGCTAACAACCATGTGCTGGACTACGAAGAGGAAGCCTTCTTGCAGATGCTGGAACTGCTTGAAGAATCCCACATCCCCTACGTGGGGGCCGGGCGCAACCTGGCCGAAGCCCGCCGCCCGGTGCTGTTGTCGGTGGGGGAGTACACGGTGGGGGTGGTGGCCTTCACCGACAACGAGCCAGGCTGGAAGGCCGGCCCCCACACCCCCGGCACCTACTACCTGCCCGTCGCGCCGGAATCGCTGCCGGTACTTCGCGAGCAGATAAGCCAGGCCCGCGCCCAGGGGGCCGACTGGGTGGTGGTCTCGGCCCACTGGGGGCCCAACATGCGCCTCTACCCCCCGCCCCACTTCCGGGCCTTTGCCCATGCGCTCATCGAGGCCGGGGCCGACGTATTCCACGGGCACAGCGCCCATGTTTTCCAGGGCCTCGAGGTCTACCGGGGCAGGCCCATCCTCTACGACTGCGGCGAGTTCGTGGACGACTACGCGGTAGACCCGGTGCTGCGCAACGACTGGGGCCTGCTGTACACTCTTAAGCTCGACAAACGCATTCGAGAAGTGGAGCTGACGCCCCTCTTCATTGATAACTGCCAGGTCAACCTGGCCACCGGCCCCACCTGGGAGGCCATCGCCGAACGGGTGCAGATGCTCTCGGCGGAACTGGGCACCCCCGTCTCGCGCGAAGGGGCGCGGCTTTGGGTGGCTTGCTAA
- a CDS encoding universal stress protein has translation MYRRILIPTDGSAPSEAAVKIGLELAKSLGAEATLLYVVEPVVARILIGPETIPYYPELSRDLEVAGKQALERAEGFAQYLGVSARTELKQGNAAQVIVEEAAGHDLVVMGTHGRSGLDRLLLGSVTQKVLQRSPKPVLVVRHPGEEAT, from the coding sequence ATGTATCGCCGAATCCTGATTCCCACCGATGGAAGCGCCCCCAGTGAGGCTGCGGTCAAGATAGGCCTCGAGTTGGCCAAAAGCCTGGGCGCCGAAGCTACCTTGCTGTACGTGGTGGAGCCGGTGGTGGCCCGCATCCTGATTGGGCCTGAAACCATTCCCTACTACCCCGAGCTCTCCCGCGACCTCGAGGTGGCGGGCAAGCAGGCCCTGGAACGGGCCGAAGGGTTTGCTCAGTACCTGGGGGTTTCGGCCAGAACCGAGCTCAAGCAGGGCAACGCCGCTCAGGTGATTGTGGAAGAGGCCGCCGGGCACGACCTGGTGGTGATGGGCACCCACGGGCGCAGCGGGCTGGATCGGCTTCTGCTCGGTTCGGTCACCCAGAAGGTCTTGCAGCGCAGCCCCAAGCCGGTGCTGGTGGTGCGCCACCCTGGGGAGGAGGCCACATGA
- a CDS encoding VLRF1 family aeRF1-type release factor, giving the protein MLSKAQIDYLRATIAPHPAPLLSLYLGVNPANPDNSGKAYVLRAREALERLEVPPALSKKVLERLQHYIPQGRTRALFVAEDLFEDYHLQVELPLLESRAGVEAHWGPPYLAPLLFALEEYQRYGVVHMDQERLRLFEVFLGEIEEVADAFRLLDTHNWRYLGEDRTGTPGRSAAPASSPVGVAARGGSGKDHYQRRVDEWSQRFFREAGIILQQQMAERGLERLILLGMPEEARQALPRPVAEKVVALLPPLHTATPSPAEVLKTVSATIEAVERQEEEALLSQVREKGVGGLEQVLSLLQEGRLQYLLVPWHLQEKAWRSADGWVGSSPQAAQAHGPGQPVEEVELKRVLPELAARYSTRLEFVHAEVAERLQQELGGLAGMPRW; this is encoded by the coding sequence ATGCTCAGCAAAGCGCAAATTGATTACCTCAGAGCGACCATTGCGCCGCATCCGGCCCCGCTGCTCTCCTTGTACCTGGGGGTGAACCCGGCCAACCCCGACAACAGCGGCAAGGCCTACGTGCTGCGGGCCCGGGAGGCCCTCGAGCGCCTCGAGGTGCCGCCAGCCCTTAGCAAAAAAGTGCTCGAGCGCCTGCAACACTACATCCCCCAGGGCCGTACCCGGGCGCTCTTTGTGGCCGAGGATTTGTTTGAAGACTACCACCTGCAGGTCGAGCTGCCCCTGCTCGAGTCCCGCGCGGGGGTGGAAGCCCACTGGGGGCCGCCTTATTTGGCCCCGTTGCTCTTTGCCCTCGAGGAGTACCAGCGCTACGGCGTGGTGCACATGGATCAGGAGCGCCTGCGGCTGTTCGAGGTATTCCTGGGCGAGATTGAAGAAGTGGCCGATGCCTTCCGGCTGCTGGACACCCACAACTGGCGCTACCTGGGCGAAGACCGCACTGGCACCCCCGGGCGCAGCGCGGCTCCGGCCAGCAGCCCGGTAGGGGTAGCGGCGCGGGGCGGTTCGGGCAAAGATCATTACCAGCGGCGGGTGGACGAGTGGAGCCAGCGCTTCTTCCGCGAGGCCGGTATCATCCTGCAGCAGCAGATGGCCGAGCGTGGCCTGGAGCGGCTGATTCTGCTGGGGATGCCCGAGGAAGCCCGGCAGGCCCTCCCCAGGCCGGTAGCCGAAAAGGTAGTGGCCCTGCTGCCCCCGCTGCACACCGCGACCCCCAGCCCGGCAGAGGTGCTCAAAACCGTCTCGGCGACCATCGAAGCGGTGGAGCGACAAGAAGAAGAAGCCCTCCTCTCGCAGGTGCGGGAGAAAGGGGTGGGGGGCCTCGAGCAGGTGCTGAGCCTGCTGCAGGAAGGGCGCTTGCAGTACCTGCTGGTGCCCTGGCATCTGCAGGAAAAGGCCTGGCGCTCTGCCGATGGCTGGGTTGGCAGCAGCCCCCAGGCCGCCCAGGCCCACGGCCCCGGCCAGCCAGTAGAAGAAGTTGAACTCAAGCGGGTGCTGCCCGAGCTGGCCGCCCGCTATAGCACCAGGCTCGAGTTTGTCCATGCCGAAGTTGCGGAGCGCTTGCAGCAGGAGCTGGGCGGTCTGGCCGGTATGCCCCGCTGGTAA
- a CDS encoding DUF883 family protein encodes MAIMEPNVTRELQDIRNDLTLLRKDLSELAQAMRVNLKDESKHLREEMFHTFDTVRERGDKIIHNVEHRIEERPFLSVLAAFGVGLLAGWFTERRALMGRRVWRE; translated from the coding sequence ATGGCCATCATGGAACCCAACGTGACTAGAGAGTTGCAAGATATCCGCAACGACCTGACCTTGCTTCGCAAAGACTTGAGTGAGCTGGCCCAGGCCATGCGCGTCAACCTGAAAGACGAGAGCAAGCACCTGCGCGAAGAGATGTTCCATACCTTTGATACCGTCCGCGAACGGGGCGACAAGATCATTCACAATGTGGAACATCGCATCGAAGAACGTCCCTTCCTGAGCGTGCTGGCGGCTTTTGGTGTAGGTCTCCTGGCGGGCTGGTTCACCGAGCGGCGGGCGCTGATGGGGCGCCGGGTGTGGCGGGAATAG
- a CDS encoding universal stress protein: MYQRILLPIDGSPPSEHAAAVGLALAKRLGASVVLVHVIEPQRYRELRDVQEALERARTVGRALLEQWERKASRAQVSCATQLTSTEPESRPGVAEALVDAGVAHGCDLVVMGTHGRTGLPRVLLDSVAERMARLAPMPLLLTQGDDAKPTLFKRILVAIDGSSYSDLALQHADALAGALKARLSVVYVVPDLTQLYVSAGRAWMFTDQTQLQAQLAQEQARLREQGEFILQEAIQRCEHCKQAHAVLREAGRHLIGERIREVAEEEKAELIVMGTHGRTGLRKLLLGSVAEDVAQQARQPILLVRNPAALTHPDEAHLPPPGER; the protein is encoded by the coding sequence ATGTATCAACGCATTCTGTTGCCCATAGATGGCTCACCCCCTAGCGAGCACGCGGCGGCAGTGGGGCTGGCCCTGGCCAAGCGGCTGGGGGCCTCGGTGGTGCTGGTGCACGTCATTGAGCCGCAGCGATACCGTGAGCTGCGCGATGTGCAGGAAGCCCTCGAGCGGGCCCGCACGGTGGGTCGGGCTTTGCTCGAGCAGTGGGAGCGCAAGGCCAGCCGGGCCCAGGTGTCCTGTGCCACCCAGCTCACCAGCACCGAACCCGAGAGCAGGCCCGGCGTGGCCGAAGCCCTGGTGGATGCCGGGGTGGCCCACGGCTGCGACCTGGTGGTGATGGGCACGCATGGCCGCACGGGGCTGCCCCGCGTCTTGCTGGATAGCGTGGCCGAGCGGATGGCCCGCCTGGCCCCGATGCCCCTCTTGTTGACGCAGGGGGATGATGCCAAACCCACCCTGTTCAAGCGCATTCTGGTGGCTATTGACGGCAGCTCTTACAGCGATCTGGCCCTGCAACATGCCGATGCACTGGCCGGAGCGCTGAAGGCCCGACTCTCGGTGGTGTATGTGGTGCCCGACCTGACCCAGCTCTATGTGAGTGCGGGACGGGCCTGGATGTTTACCGACCAGACCCAGCTCCAGGCCCAACTGGCCCAGGAACAGGCCCGCCTGCGCGAGCAGGGCGAGTTCATCTTGCAAGAAGCCATCCAGCGCTGTGAGCACTGCAAACAGGCCCACGCGGTGCTGCGTGAGGCCGGACGTCACCTGATTGGCGAGCGCATCCGCGAGGTGGCCGAGGAAGAGAAGGCCGAACTGATCGTGATGGGCACCCACGGACGCACCGGGCTGCGCAAGCTCTTGCTGGGCAGCGTGGCCGAGGATGTGGCCCAGCAGGCCCGCCAGCCGATTCTGCTGGTACGCAACCCGGCGGCCCTGACCCACCCCGACGAGGCCCACCTGCCCCCGCCAGGGGAACGCTGA
- a CDS encoding CBS domain-containing protein — translation MKAREIMARSIVTVSPQTPLVEVAQKMLEHRIGSVLVVDGEGRLRGIITQGDFCRHPGRMVPFSLFESANVLSNWLYPDQVERVYKAARNLRAQDIMHAPVVTVSPEASLKRVLALILKHDINRIPVVRRGKVVGIISRYDLLRVMQQEHAT, via the coding sequence ATGAAAGCCAGGGAGATTATGGCCAGATCCATCGTTACTGTCTCGCCCCAGACGCCCTTGGTGGAGGTGGCCCAGAAAATGCTCGAGCACCGCATAGGCTCCGTGCTGGTGGTGGATGGCGAAGGCCGATTGAGGGGCATCATCACCCAGGGCGATTTTTGCCGCCACCCTGGGCGGATGGTGCCTTTTTCCCTGTTCGAGAGCGCCAATGTACTGAGCAACTGGCTCTACCCCGACCAGGTGGAGCGGGTTTACAAGGCAGCCCGCAACCTGCGGGCCCAGGACATCATGCACGCCCCGGTGGTCACGGTCTCGCCCGAGGCTTCGCTCAAGCGGGTGCTGGCCCTGATCCTCAAGCACGACATCAACCGTATCCCGGTGGTGCGCCGGGGCAAGGTGGTGGGCATCATCTCCCGCTACGACCTGCTCCGGGTGATGCAACAGGAGCACGCCACATGA